The Thermodesulfobacteriota bacterium region TTTGCTTAAGCTCATAAAAATTTTTATTATACGATAAGCCTTCGATTGTAATTGATTCTGTTTTGCAAATTGCCATACAATGGCCGCATTTTACGCAAAATTTTTCTCTTTCGGAATTTAAAAACACCTGACCTGATTTATCTTTCTCAAATATCCTATAAGGACAGACCGCTATACATAAAAGACACCTGCTACAGGTATCTAAATTGATTCTATTTTCCATTATTAATCTCCTCAGTTAATGCCTTTTGAATTATTTCCGCTGAAAATGAGTTCCCATGTGCAGGATAAATCGTTTTTGCGCCCATCTCCAACAACATCTTCCAACTTTCATTAACCTTTTTTAGGTCTTCCGCAAGTATGGGCAGCCCCGGGTTAAAACGCAAAGGAAATCCGTTCATGGCCATATCTCCCACAAAAGCATCTCCTGTCTCCAACAAAACACTGACTGAGCCCTGAGAATGACCTGGCGTATGAATTACCTTCCCCGAAATTCCGAATTCGATCAAAGAAAACTCTTCATCTCCTAAGGTGATATCGACATCAGTTGCAGGAAAATGTATTAAAGGCATAAACAACGCCAGTATCTTGGCAAAAGAACGTCCCCATCGCGTAACGCCCGGCGGCAAAGGCTTTAAAGACTTTTCAAGCCATTCCTTTTCCAGTTTATGCATGGCAATTTTTGCACCTGTGATTTCTTTGATATCCTTAGCTGATCCGATATGGTCCCAGTGTCCGTGCGTTAATATTATCAGTCTTATTTCCTCCGATGTTAATGAGGTTTTTTTAATACTTTTGATAAACTTTCCCCCTTTTCCTGGAGTGCCACCATCAATCATGATAGCTCCTTTATCTTTAATTACATAACAGTAGTCAGCGCCTAAACGTATCGGATAAATCTCTATGCCCATTTTATCACCTTTTTATAAACCTGAAATCTTAAAGCTTTTATGATTCCGTTTTCTGTTCAATCCCTTTGAGAATAGTCAGAGCCTCCTTACACCATCGAAGGTATGCCCTGTTTACATGCAACCCATATTTGACCGTAATAAGCCAATAGGGTAAAGCGGGGTTATCTTCATAGTCGGTTTTCAGCAGCTTCTCAGTGGCCCTTATTTCTTCCAGCTTCTGAGACTGAAGTTCCCTGAAGTGTTCTACCTGGCGGATGTTATCCGCCAGCGAAACATGCTGTCCAAAAAACAGTTTCAACAGAATTTCATGACGTCCTATCTGGCGATCGACAGGTTGAACCATCCAATCTTGTAACGCTTTCCGTCCTTTGTCGGTCAAGGCGTAAACATGACGGTCCGGCTTGCCAGTCTGCTTCTCGATCGATCTGGTCGCAAGCCCCTGCTTAGCCAATTTTTTTAAAATCGGGTATATTTGACCATAGCTTTCGTTCCAAAAATATGAGAGACTTTTCTCAAACCTTTTTTTGATGTCATAGCCCGATACGGGCCCCATACTCAACATCCCCATAATGGCAAACTTGCTTTTGTTTTCTTTCATCTTTACCTCATTTAGCTATATAGTTATTAACTATATAGCTAAATGAGGTAAAGATGTCAAGAAAAAACAATAGAAATCAAACTCGATTATTCACTGCGAAACTTTAATCAACAGAATAATGTGAATTTGCTTTACAGTAATTCTCAAAAATATGTTTCGTTTTAAATTATGAGGCTGTTTCAATGGAAAAGTAGAAATTCGAGGAGGATGAAACAATTTTATGCGTTGGATACATATATAGTAATTGCCATAAATATGTTACGTGAACATTTACAAGATGTTTAGTTTTAGCTTTTAGTATTTGCAAAGGTATTTACCCGTTCCACAGTCAGTGTATACGCGCCGAAGTCTTCCTCGACCTTTCCATAGAGTATAAAAGGGCGATCTTTTTCCAGCATGGCACAAAAACGACGGTAAGCATCTGGGAAAAAGGTGGCCTCCACCAATCCGGTTTCATCTTCGAAAGTCAAAAACTCCATGGGATCGCCATGTACGGTATGCACCACCTTCCCGGTAATCAGGAGACCGGCCATACGGATGTGTTTGCCTGCGAAATAAGGCAGGTCTTTCGCCTTAATAATCCTCCTGTGTTTAAGCGCCCCTGCATACAAAACCATCGGATGTCGGTCACACAAAA contains the following coding sequences:
- a CDS encoding MBL fold metallo-hydrolase; the encoded protein is MGIEIYPIRLGADYCYVIKDKGAIMIDGGTPGKGGKFIKSIKKTSLTSEEIRLIILTHGHWDHIGSAKDIKEITGAKIAMHKLEKEWLEKSLKPLPPGVTRWGRSFAKILALFMPLIHFPATDVDITLGDEEFSLIEFGISGKVIHTPGHSQGSVSVLLETGDAFVGDMAMNGFPLRFNPGLPILAEDLKKVNESWKMLLEMGAKTIYPAHGNSFSAEIIQKALTEEINNGK
- a CDS encoding PadR family transcriptional regulator, with amino-acid sequence MKENKSKFAIMGMLSMGPVSGYDIKKRFEKSLSYFWNESYGQIYPILKKLAKQGLATRSIEKQTGKPDRHVYALTDKGRKALQDWMVQPVDRQIGRHEILLKLFFGQHVSLADNIRQVEHFRELQSQKLEEIRATEKLLKTDYEDNPALPYWLITVKYGLHVNRAYLRWCKEALTILKGIEQKTES